ggtgGGCACATCTGTGTCTGCAAGGATTTAGTATCTGTAAGATAAAGAATgttgttatttctgctttctgaccTGCCTGTGGAATTCTTTACAACAGTAACGAGGGATCTGCCATTTCTGCTTTACAGCATTGATTGTCTTCCAGCCTGCAAGGCATCTTCTCATTAGGTAAGGCATCTTCCTAATTAGTTAAGAGCCTAATTTACTCACAATTAagggaaaaacaagaaggtggtAGATTTCTGTAGAACAGATTTCTTCATTGTGACAAACTTCTGTTAAATGTTGTGGGCAATTGCTGTGTGTCCACATAGTCCTGGCCACTGCTCGGTTATGGTAAATACAGCATGGTTGTGTCGGCTACTCATGGCAAGAAGGCTCTCCAAAGTGGCTGTGCTTGAAGCCACTAGCCACTGATGTCATGCCACGGAATCCTTCTTGGGGATTCCTTATGTTTAATTATGGACCAGTGAAGTAAATGATACATTCTGGCACAAAGTCCAGATAGACAGAGCCAGCCAACAGAACAGACTATCACAAAATCTTAAAGCTTTGTAACAAATTCTGTGTACTACTGTATATGATACTGGCCAAAAGTTtatatgaaaatacttttcagaTGATACTGCAGGGTGATGATCTGCATGTGAGCTTTGTACTAGGAAACttggtaaaaatgcaaaaattaacTAAGTGAACAAAAAAGGAGATGTAGTGCTCCTACTcctctgaaacaaaacagagtaAAGTGGAGGATCTGCATGCTGCTAGGAGCTGATGTTAATGTTAATATTTGATTGGGTTATTTAGGTAACTAAAAGTCATGACATGACATCTAATTAAGTTGCTTATTTGTCTGACTTCCTAGAAATTCAGGTGCTTTCTTTTACTAGACATAGGTTTTCCTTAGAAATCCAGTACTGTGTTTAGATATCCAGCACTGTGTTTAGATATCCAGCTTTGATTTGTAAATTCTTGAACTAAGGATTATAACTTTGCATATAATTCTTTTCACAGCACACAAAGAAATAGTTGGTGATGCAGTATTTTAACATATTGTCTCTCCTTATATATCATTGCTCAAATACTACTTCCCAGATTTAAGTCACTTAAAACAGATTTCTACCATTGTCAAAGAAATATCAGTGCAGTTGATTTAAGGTGAGAGTCACACTAAAATTTAAGCATGAGATCAAGTTAACTAGAAACTAAACTTTAAAGTTCTTGGACAATGGAACATGGGAGGAAAAGTATTTTGTTCAGACAGATCTCTAAAATTTCCAGTTTGACTTTCTTAAATCATTGAGCTTGTTCTGTTGTCTACACCTAGGATTATTTCTAATTTAGACCTGGGTATATGTCTCTGCTTAAACCCAGAAACAAATTTGTTTGTATCCCCAAGACACCTAAAGGACACAATTTGATAGGCAAAGGAGTCATGGAGGGCACTGATAACACAGCTGATATTCACAGGTCCTTTCAGCAGTAAGAAAGCAGTTTTACACATTTAACTCCCGCTTTACAATCAGAGTCTATACTAAAAAATGAAGAGACTGGAAGCTGAGCTTCCTTTAGCCTGAGGGGGTTTGATTTGCCCCATTCATGCTTCAGACGATTGCCCTTGCCACAAGGTTGAAGGCATTCTTCACCACAGGAcctttctttctgctggaaGAGGCGTGGCATTGTGAAGCAAGGAAAGCAGCATTCTTCAGTGTggcaggaggagaagcaggatgGTCGTTGCTGGAAGGCTGCAGTTGTTTGGAAAGCTGCATTTGGTGTTTCTACCCCTAAAACTCTGCTTTGAGAGACAAAGTACACACCTTATTTCAAACACTAATGCTACCATGTGGGGCTGCTTAAACATTTTGTGATGAGAAGCAAACAACTCTAGTGAATTATttagagcagcagcaaaagacaCCATGCATTAGTTAGTCCTTAGAACACCTTCTGAACTCACCTATCCGTATCTTGTGTATTGGCAAGTGGGGCTTTTTGGTTTGGTAACTCCAGGTAGGTGTGAATATCTTCTTCCTCTGGCATGGTGCCTCACTGTGGTGCCTCAGTTCTGCTTTGGGATCTTTTGTTTGATATTTACCTGCAGACGGACACAAAGCACTTTGCAGCATGGTGTTAAAGCTTTGAGCTTAAAAAATTGCAAGTGCTTTATTGATGTTGCAGTCAATCACAGCAGTGTTCCTCTGtaaatgctttaatttaaatttttcctGGTGAAATCTCCAATCTTCTGAGATCTAGCGATCTAACTGGAAAGAGCAAAATGTTGAGGAGAGATTGGGAGTGTTAGACACAGAATATTAAAAGAGTGTTAAAGTTACCCTGCTTAGCTTGGCAAGGCATGACTTAACCATTTTCAGAAATTATGCCGATACctagaaatgcaaaaagaaaactcaaaTCTTTCAGCTGGCATTTTCCACAGTATAGAACACACCAGTGCTAGGAATATGTGAGTGCTAGGAGCCTGATACTTATCATCGCCATTAGCAATCCAGTGACAGATAGAAGGTATCTTCAGGAGCTGAGCAGATGAGATCAAACCAAGGGACTCATGAGTATGCTACAGACCAATGTTACCTTTAAGAAGGCTCCTAAAGTTCTTCAGcctggagctgaaaagaagcTCATGAATTTTACTAAAGGCAATATGAAGTCCTGCATATAGGAAAGAATAGCCCCATACAACAGGTATGTCAGCTGTTATTTAGCTAGAAAATACCTTTGAGAAAAGGGTTATCTGTCCTGGTGCACATATGTCAGCAGTGTGCCTTTTGGGAGAATGAAGGCCAAGTACATTGTCAGGCAGTCATAACAGTGTAGTCAGCAGGTAAAAGGAATTTGATTCTTCCCCTGCATTCAGGTCCCAaatctggagtattgtgttcAATTTGGTGCTCCCCCATGGCAAGACACCGACATTCCTGAGGGAGTTTGGTGGAGAGTTTCCAACACAGACAGGAGCAAATGCtgtatgaggagaggctgaaagGGTGAGGGCTGTCAGCTCTGGAGACAATGTTGAAACAGGGTTGTCTTATTGctatttttaacaaaaagtGGGTGGTTATATGGTAAAAAGAGCCAGACTGTTCTCATATGTGCAGAGTGGAAGCATGAGGGACAACAGACCTGTGTTGCAACAATAGAAATATGATTAggtgtgaaaatgaaaaaaatcacaatcaGGGTGGTCAAACATCAAACAGGGATGAAGTGGAGATGAAGTGGGATTGAAGTATCTACATGACTGAAGATAACCAAAACTTCACTGGAAAAGGCTCTGGGTAATTCGATCTGATATTTGACCTCCTTTGCACAGAAAGATGTACCTAAGAACTGCCTTCGCAAATCACACATTCTATGAGTCTGTTTAAGTTTTTCAATAAACTGTGTCAATGAAGCAAGCTGACTTATTTGGGCAACACATCTGCTCTTCCACAGTGTTCTCTGCTGACGAGCCTCTCCACAAGCTGCAGCCATGTCGTCAGACTCCGAGATGGCCATCTTTGGGGAGGCAGCTCCTTATCTCCGAAAGTCAGAGAAGGAGAGAATTGCTGCCCAGAACAAGCCTTTTGATGCCAAAACATCGGTCTTTGTGGCCCATGCTAAAGAATCCTTTGTGAAAGGGACAGTCCAGAGCAAAGAAGGAGGGAAGGTCACTGTCAAGACTGAAGGTGGAGAGGTGAGTAAGAAGCAAGGCTGAAGGGCACCGTTTAATTCCCACTCTCAGTTCTTATCTGACATACATGCATCTCCTTCCTCTGACAGACCCTGACCGTGAAGGATGATCAGGTCTTTCCCATGAACCCTCCCAAGTACGATAAAATCGAGGACATGGCCATGATGACCCACCTCCATGAACCCGCTGTGCTGTACAACCTCAAAGAGCGTTACGCAGCCTGGATGATCTACGTAAGTACCAGCTGCAGCCTTCCTCTGGGTAGCTGGGAGGAACTGCTCTGCCAGCCTAAGCGGAAGCCAACGTGCTGTCTCCCTTCCCCACAGACCTACTCGGGTCTCTTCTGTGTCACCGTCAACCCCTACAAGTGGCTGCCGGTGTACAACCCGGAGGTGGTGTTGGCCTACCGAGGCAAGAAGCGCCAGGAGGCCCCTCCACACATCTTCTCCATCTCTGACAATGCCTATCAGTTCATGCTGACTGGTGAGTGGTTCTCTTTTTCTCAGAGGGATTGTACCATGAAATTCTCTGAAGGAATACTCTGTCCCACTAATACAAGGAGACTTTTTTGAAAGCTTTCCTGGTTCTGATGCATACATAACACTGTGCTTTATTATCTTCACACCATTGAAGGAAGCTTCAATATCACAGATGATCAGATTTGTCTTAATAAAACCattgcatgaaaaaaataaatagaattatATATTGCTGCTAGTTTTGCTTCCAATATTCCGttcccttctttctctgtgcTATTGTGTTCAGAGCTATTACCCAATCTCAGGATTCCTTTGTAATGGATTCTTATTATCCCTTTCTCTCCGCTCTAATTACAATCTGTGTAGTCAAAAATCAgaacaatgaaaaaagaaataatttactgtatgcaggagaaaaaaactaTAAAGAGTGCAGTAGCCAAGAAACAAATACCCCCCATGGGGTTTTATCTTTCctataaaagattaaaaatatcaTTACCTTGCAAAgaattgaattttaaaaaacTCTAACTAGtaagcaaaggaaaacctgTACAGACATTTTTCCTGTCATGACTTACAGTCACTGCattaattttcagtcttttcctgttcttcattTATGAAATCCCATTTGTTTCTGCCTCTTTCACAGATCGTGAGAACCAGTCGATCCTGATCACGTATGTACACTTGCTGCTCTGGTCCCTGTGGGGATGCCTGGTGCCAGGGATCCTCCTGCCTTACCATACgctctctgcttctctctttgGTTGCACAGCGGAGAATCCGGAGCAGGGAAGACTGTGAACACAAAGCGTGTCATCCAGTACTTTGCAACAATTGCAGCGAGCGGGGacaagaagaaggaagagcaaaCATCAGGCAAAATGCAGGCAAATTGATAGACTCTGGCTAGAATCAGtgctttcctttgtttctgacATGTTTTTCGAAAGGATAACCATCAATAATTTTCATTCTGCAGGGAACGCTTGAGGATCAAATCATCAGCGCCAACCCACTGCTGGAGGCCTTTGGAAATGCCAAGACTGTGAGGAACGACAACTCCTCACGCTTTGTAAGTTGTTGACTGGAGAAGTTGACATCTAGAGTTGCACAAGGATGTCACAACAGAAGCTGTCACTTCTGATCTGTCATGGTCAGATGATTGAAttaattaaactaattttttgTCAAAAATACTACCTAACTAGACTATTTAATTAACAATATAACTTTAAAAGTGTAGTACAGCAAAGATGTATCAATATCTCTCTTATTTAATGTttgtaaatacatatatttatactCCTGATATCTGTCATACAGCATGAATAAACAAATTTGTGTGAATTGAGATAATGTAGAAtgaaaggagggagagaggaaaagacGAGATGGAATTTGTGCATCAGATCAGCAAAATATAGACCTCTTTTTCTGTAGACACAGAACTGAGCAGGTCTGTTGATTAGACAGTGATAGAAGTTTTCTGGAAACAGATGACTTCAAAACATCCTAtcagaaaccaaacaaacctaTGATATGTCCTTTCAataattttaatgcaaaaagacATTTGTAAATTTTATAAGATAACGTGTGAATGTCCTTGAGAAATCACAACACCAATCCCTAGCTTCAGCTTAAAGTTCCATGTTCTGGGTGCTTTGCCCTTATCCCCACAACTCAGAAAGTAAcagctgctttttcagcagcttCTAAAAATCTCTCTTAATATTTATGCCATCAAAATCCAGCTTCACAGTGTCCTAGCTGAGTAAAACTTGAAGCAACTTCATCTTGCATTCTCTCTACCCATGTGTCTGAATTGAGGCATAATTGCCTTAATGAAAGGCttgtttactgttttttttcttgttcatgtGCAATCAGAAtaatctgttaaaaaataatacctCATTATTTACCATCAGTTCTTTAACTAAATATTCCTAGTATAGAGAgtttcttaatatatttttctgtttcattttgctttttttaagaaaaataaaaactaatggaaataaaaataaaataaaaaaacaaacaaaaagccccaaccaGAACCAAACAATACAATAACTCCTAAGTTTAAATCTTGTCCTCTGTGGACAATGTAAGGTAACATATTTACCATCTTAGTGAAatttcaaaatgccttttttctttcccctctaaAGGGCAAATTCATTCGAATCCACTTTGGGGCCACAGGGAAACTGGCTTCTGCTGACATTGAAACATGTAAGAGACTTTCTGACCTGATCACattccttcttccctttccacCTCAATGTACATTCTCAGACCTAACTCTGTCTTACTGTCCTTGCCAGATCTGCTGGAAAAGTCCAGAGTCACTTTCCAGCTCAAGGCAGAAAGAAGCTACCACATATTCTATCAGATCATGTCCAACAAGAAGCCAGAGCTAATTGGTAGGTAGTATAAGAAATTGTTTGATGGCATCTGAATGTGTTTAACATTTCTTATGCCTAAATATATTCTGTTCCTCTTTACAGACATGCTCCTTATCACCACCAACCCATATGACTACCAGTTTGTGAGTCAAGGTGAGATCACTGTTGCCAGCATTAATGACCAGGAAGAGCTGATGGCTACAGATGTAAGTGGCACAGAGCATAATGGGAAGGTGAAAGTTCCTTTTAATGGTCCGGAGGTTTATTTGGCTGATATTGTTGCAGAGTGCCATTGACATCCTGGGCTTCACCGCTGATGAGAAGACAGCCATCTACAAGCTGACAGGGGCTGTCATGCACTATGGGAACTTGAAGTTCAAGCAGAAGCAGCGcgaggagcaggcagagccagaTGGCACAGAAGGTACAAACAAAATCTAGAACTCCCAATAATAGAAAAAGTTACATAGCTGGAAGCTGGCATTCAGgtatcttagaatcatagaatagttagggtcggaaaggaccttaagatcatctagttacaacgcccctgccatgggcagggacacctcacactaaactatgccacctaaggcttcgtccaacctggccttgaacactgccagggattcagcattcacaacctccctgggcaaccaagtTACTTTCATAAAGACATGAATCTCATTTTCTACGATATTCATGCTTCTGAATTGTCCTTCAAGCTTTTATAAGATTACAGTGCTGAAACCTACGGCTACATCTAACGTTGACTTTCAGTGATCACTTCTCCTCTGTTCCTGTCTCTTTGAGTATAGTTGCTGATAAGGCTGCCTATTTGATGGGTCTGAACTCAGCTGACCTGCTGAAGGCCCTCTGCTACCCCCGCGTCAAGGTTGGGAATGAATATGTGACCAAGGGTCAAACTGTGCAGCAGGTAACAACCACCTACTGGGAACCTCtgtcttgatttattttcttgctctgGGTATTTTCTTATGCTTCATTCTTCTTTGTTTTAGGTGGTCAATTCAGTGGGTGCTCTGGCAAAAGCTGTCTATGAGAAGATGTTCTTGTGGATGGTTGTTCGCATCAACCAACAGCTGGATACCAAGCAGCCCAGACAGTACTTCATTGGTGTCCTGGACATTGCTGGCTTTGAGATCTTTGATGTAAGTGCTACAAAAATCATAGGAAAACCTTGAAAAGGCACCTAGGCTTTAAGAGAAAATCGAGAATTCCAGTAGatttttgaaaaaaatccattcacTTGCAATTTCAAATCAAGTTTTGtgtgttggtttggttgttgtcttttttgtttgggtttttctgtgtgtggaGGTGGGGGTTCTTAGGtaatttttggggttttgttgtttttgttgtttgttttttaattattagtattttattttttattttgtggaaatGTTTCCCTGCTTTTATATGTAACTGTTCTTTCCAGGACAATCCACGAGCTTCAGTGGATCTGCATGTAATAGCTTTATGCGATACACATTAGTATTAAGCTTAGTATCAAGAAAATCCACTGACAAAAGCACACAAATACTGACTATTATGAAGTATAGGAAGAGAAAGGTAGACTTAAGCCCCACTCATAAAATTGGGCCTAGGCTTTGGAAAAAGAGAGCAATATAtacctttttgttttgaagagcCAAAGGGTGATTCCCTGAGTCCAAGCCAGGACTGGCAAACACTGACAATGTCTAATTTTATCATAAGGGCTATGGGAAAATTTACATAATACAACAGAACAGAGAAATGTAAGTTGCACCTTgacagagataagactaacaaatCATTTTGGAATctgatttgaaaaataaatatgtaaacatTATTCATGTAGCAaagagcaaaaaaccccaaatctctttaaaagtaattaattAGATgcttcagcattaaaaaaaatcttagtttTAACTGCACATCCTCTGTATGTGATTGGAAGTGTGCAGAAAGAAGCTATGCAGGTGGCTCTTCATCTTGAGAATGAGTAAACCTTGTCTTTGCACTGAGCAGTTCAACAGCCTGGAGCAGCTGTGCATCAACTTCACCAATGAGAAACTGCAACAGTTCTTCAACCACCACATGTTTGTGCTAGAGCAAGAGGAGTacaagaaggaaggaattgAATGGACATTCATCGACTTTGGGATGGACCTGGCTGCCTGCATTGAGCTCATTGAAAAGGTATCCTTCCTGTTCAGGTGCATTGTGCatttggcaatttttttttgctgcttggCATCAGTTTTCAGAGGACTCTTCCACATTCATGTCCAAATCAGTTATTCAAAATACCTGAATATGTAACTTATTTTATCTGTGAGCTCATTGAAAAAGTGTGTTGATTACGTTTAAGATTTTGCTATTCCTTCTTTGTGACAGAATTACAggatttttcttcagctttattttttcttgcccTAGTGCTTCACAAAACTACCTGTCATTATCCATCGTAGCCATATCTGGCTCTTTGACTTCAAAAAAGCTTTGGGTACCTTTTAATTTCAAGTATTATTTTCATTCGGAAAGTAATTTCTGAGGACCCTTCTGATTAGGCTACAAATGAAATAACCTTAGGTTACTTATTAGCTACATTATTatgagtttaaaaaagaaaaatagctgtaatttttcttgtttggcAAAGGCAATAGAAGAAATAATGTGATCACACATAATGTGATGACAAGGATTCGCTGTAGGTGTGTTTTCTAGTCTACAAAGATGAAAGATCTCTTTATAGAAATCCAGACACAGTTTTCTGTATTATGATAACAAGACTAATACTGTGATTTCTGAAACACAATTTCAGATTGAAATCATAGGTGTATATAGAAAAAGGTACTGGATGAACTGGGATGAATAAAACCATCACTATGAGCTGACACCATTTTGTGTAACATCATTTTGTACAGGAATGAAAAGGCAGAGATATCTCATAAGAAATAACATCTCAGGAAATAGCTGAAAGACCTGTTGATCTGCTGAACAAAGGACAGTTTTAATATGACAGTTTCATCTACAAAAATCTACATCATGaaagaatgcagaaaataaaaatctttcgATTCAGTTTCtaaattatttagaaaactTTGTGTGATGATTGTGACACTATCACTTCTGAAATGCATTAGTTTCAGACACAGATTCATATCTTGTCTAGAACTGCATATGCAAAACTAAACAAAGATTTGATCCACTTTTTGATCCAAAAATGTAATCTATTTCTCAGTTCGCTGTGCCTTACTGCAGTCTCCTTCCAAAGGCAAGTCTATATTTTATTGCTGTcatttttttgctgcttctcccagcCCATGGGCATCTTCTCCATCCTGGAAGAGGAGTGCATGTTCCCCAAGGCAACTGACACCTCTTTCAAGAACAAGCTCTATGACCAGCACCTGGGCAAGTCCAACAACTTCCAGAAGCCAAAGCCTGCCAAAGGCAAGGCTGAGGCTCACTTCTCCCTGGTGCACTATGCTGGCACGGTGGACTACAACATCACTGGCTGGCTTGAGAAGAACAAAGACCCCCTAAATGAAACTGTCATTGGGCTGTATCAGAAATCATCTGTAAAGACACTGGCTTTACTTTTTGCTTCTGTTGGTGGAGAGGCAGGTAAGTTTTCTAAAATCTCATCTTCTTGTTGCACAGAGGTTCTTCAAAATTGTGGAATCATGAATGAGTTCCAGAGCCATAAATGTTTCATTATCTTTACTTTGTCAGAGGCTAGTGGTGGTGGAGGCAAGAAAGGTGGCAAGAAGAAGGGCTCTTCTTTCCAGACTGTGTCAGCTCTTTTCCGGGTAAGTAAACACTTTGTCTTTTCAGCTATGCAATTTAGAATTAAACAGCACTTTGAAATCACAcaataacagtaaaaaaaaaaaaaaaaaaaaaagtaaaaaactttGCTCGAATTATCATTAAAAAACAACCCTACCCCActtatggaagaaaaatgactgtgaTGTCCTAAACCTCCACTTGAAATATGCCATAATTTTCTCATCAAACTAAGAAATACACACCCTCTATCACTCATTGGGTTGAtagtaactttttttcttactctaAAAGATCATGTTCAATGTTCAGAATCAGAGGGCCTTAAGCTATTTTTCTGAGGTATCAGTTGATAATTTTCATCACAGTACATCTTCGCTGATAGGCTTTTATGCTAAGTTCCCAGAATTTGTGTTACTTTTTCTATATATCATATAAACACACACTAAATCATGGTCCAACAGGAGAACCTAAACAAGCTGATGACCAATTTACGGAGCACTCACCCTCATTTTGTGCGTTGCATCAtcccaaatgaaacaaaaacaccTGGTAAGACACTCATGCAGAAAGAGAACTTGCTCGATACAGCCATTCCCCTCTGCACTGGAAACTGATATTCATTTATGGTCTACACTGCTAGGTGCCATGGAGCATGAACTGGTACTTCACCAGCTGCGCTGTAATGGTGTGCTGGAAGGCATCAGGATTTGCAGGAAAGGTTTCCCCAGCAGAGTGCTCTATGCTGACTTCAAACAGAGGTAAGAGTTATAAAATGAAAAGGTAAGTCAGTGTCCTTACTGTTTGCTGTTCATCGCACAGCTGAACCTTACCAGTGTCTCTGGATATGGAAGCACAATAAAGCTATACAAACCAGTGATCAcaagatttaaaaatgcagattgGCATGTGGCTACAACAAGTTCTCCAAAAAAATTTCCAAACTCAGTAGAGTGCTTTGGCCATTGTATCAGCTGCAAGTTTCAGGGGAAGATGCTTTCTTCTTATACACATAGTGGCGATGTTCCTCTCTAGATTTTTTCTATAGCATAGGTTAAGTGGAAAAGATCTCGGAATGAAACGGCTGGAGATCAGTGTCCTCATCTGTGATGGATCGCCTAAAGACAATAAAAGTTTCCTTAACTTTCTTATCAGATTAGAACTTCAGTATAACTGTATCTCTAAACAAGAAATGAATTTCCAGCTTTCTCCCCCACTCTGCTGCACAGACTAATGGTAACTTCAATGACATTTATACCGTTATGATTTGAAATTATCCTTATTTGTATTTCCTCCTCATTCCACAGGTACAAGGTGCTTAATGCCAGTGCAATCCCAGAGGGACAGTTCATTGACAGCAAGAAGGCTTCTGAGAAGCTTCTTGGGTCAATTGATGTGGACCATACCCAGTACAAATTTGGTCACACCAAGGTACAATCCTTTCTTGATTCATTCATtacatctctgtgctctgctctACCTGCCAGTGATGTGCAGCAACATTCCCTTTCTCAAGGTGTTCTTCAAAGCTGGGCTGCTGGGACTCCTGGAGGAGATGAGGGATGAGAAGCTGGCACAGCTCATCACCCGCACACAGGCCAGATGTAGGGGCTTCCTGATGAGAGTGGAGTACCAGAGAATGGTGGAGAGAAGGTACATATTTCCCATCTTCAGTTAAGGTCATTGTACTTGGAGGAAAGTGTTGACACTCATcctactgaaaatatttcatttcctttttaattgtGCTTCAGGGAGTCCATCTTCTGCATCCAGTACAATATTCGTGCATTCATGAATGTGAAGCACTGGCCTTGGATGAAGCTGTTCTTTAAGATCAAGCCCTTGCTGAAGAGTGCAGAATCTGAGAAGGAGATGGCCAACATGAAGGAAGAATTTGAGAAAACCAAGGAAGAGCTTGCAAAGTCTGAGGCAaagaggaaggagctggaggagaaaatGGTGAAACTCGTGCAAGAGAAAAACGATCTGCAGCTCCAAGTGCAGGCTGTgagtaacatttttatttttacaaaatattttacattgcaTACCATgttaaaaaaggtaaaattcaGGCCACCTTCTTTcccaatcatagaatagttagggttggaaaggaccttaagatcatccagttccaccccccctgccatgggtagggacacctcaccctaaatcatgccatccaaggctctgtcgaacctgaccttgaacactgccagggatggagcgttcacaacttccaagggcagcccattccagtgccttaccacccttagagtaaagaacttcttccttatatccaatctaaacttcccctgtttaagttttaacccattaccccttgtcctatcactacagtccctagcgaagagtccctctccagtattcttgtaggcccccttctccgcacagccttctcttctccaggctgaacaaacccaacttACTCAGTCTATCTTTTCCAAAATGTAATCCCAAAGGTCTTACTGGTGCACACATGTTCCTTCAATATAAAATAAACTTTCCTGTATTTTCCCACCAGGAAGCTGATGCTTTAGCTGATGCTGAGGAAAGATGTGACCAGCtcatcaaaaccaaaatccagCTGGAAGCCAAAGTGAAGGAGGTGACTGAAAGGGCTGAggatgaagaagaaattaatgctGAGTTGACAGCCAAGAAGAGGAAACTGGAGGATGAATGTTCAGAGCTGAAGAAAGATATTGATGACCTTGAGTTAACATTGGCCAAagtggagaaggaaaagcatgCCACTGAAAACAAGGTACACACACAGGGAATCACATAAGGGATCAAAAAATCAT
This portion of the Lathamus discolor isolate bLatDis1 chromosome 13, bLatDis1.hap1, whole genome shotgun sequence genome encodes:
- the LOC136021495 gene encoding myosin heavy chain, skeletal muscle, adult-like isoform X6; this encodes MSSDSEMAIFGEAAPYLRKSEKERIAAQNKPFDAKTSVFVAHAKESFVKGTVQSKEGGKVTVKTEGGETLTVKDDQVFPMNPPKYDKIEDMAMMTHLHEPAVLYNLKERYAAWMIYTYSGLFCVTVNPYKWLPVYNPEVVLAYRGKKRQEAPPHIFSISDNAYQFMLTDRENQSILITGESGAGKTVNTKRVIQYFATIAASGDKKKEEQTSGKMQGTLEDQIISANPLLEAFGNAKTVRNDNSSRFGKFIRIHFGATGKLASADIETYLLEKSRVTFQLKAERSYHIFYQIMSNKKPELIDMLLITTNPYDYQFVSQGEITVASINDQEELMATDSAIDILGFTADEKTAIYKLTGAVMHYGNLKFKQKQREEQAEPDGTEVADKAAYLMGLNSADLLKALCYPRVKVGNEYVTKGQTVQQVVNSVGALAKAVYEKMFLWMVVRINQQLDTKQPRQYFIGVLDIAGFEIFDFNSLEQLCINFTNEKLQQFFNHHMFVLEQEEYKKEGIEWTFIDFGMDLAACIELIEKPMGIFSILEEECMFPKATDTSFKNKLYDQHLGKSNNFQKPKPAKGKAEAHFSLVHYAGTVDYNITGWLEKNKDPLNETVIGLYQKSSVKTLALLFASVGGEASGGGGKKGGKKKGSSFQTVSALFRENLNKLMTNLRSTHPHFVRCIIPNETKTPGAMEHELVLHQLRCNGVLEGIRICRKGFPSRVLYADFKQRYKVLNASAIPEGQFIDSKKASEKLLGSIDVDHTQYKFGHTKVFFKAGLLGLLEEMRDEKLAQLITRTQARCRGFLMRVEYQRMVERRESIFCIQYNIRAFMNVKHWPWMKLFFKIKPLLKSAESEKEMANMKEEFEKTKEELAKSEAKRKELEEKMVKLVQEKNDLQLQVQAEADALADAEERCDQLIKTKIQLEAKVKEVTERAEDEEEINAELTAKKRKLEDECSELKKDIDDLELTLAKVEKEKHATENKVKNLTEEMAALDETIVKLTKEKKALQEAHQQTLDDLQAEEDKVNTLTKAKIKLEQQVDDLEGSLEQEKKLRMDLERAKRKLEGDLKLAQDNIMDLENDKQQLDEKLKKKDFEISQIQSKIEDEQTLGMQLQKKIKELQARIEELEEEIEAERTSRAKAEKHRSDLSRELEEISERLEEAGGATAAQIEMNKKREAEFQKMRRDLEEATLQHEATAAALRKKHADSTAELGEQIDNLQRVKQKLEKEKSELKMEIDDLASNMESVSKAKANLEKMCRTLEDQLSEIKTKEEEHQRMINDLNAQRARLQTEAGEYSRHLEEKDGLVSQLSRGKQAFTQQIEELKRHLEEEIKAKNALAHALQSARHDCDLLREQYEEEQEAKGELQRALSKANSEVAQWRTKYETDAIQRTEELEEAKKKLAQRLQDAEEHVEVVNAKCASLEKTKQRLQNEVEDLMIDVERSNAACAALDKKQKNFDKILAEWKQKYEETQAELEASQKEARSLSTELFKMKNAYEESLDHLETLKRENKNLQQEISDLTEQIAEGGKAIHELEKAKKQIEQEKFEIQASLEEAEASLEHEEGKILRLQLELNQVKAEIDRKIAEKDEEIDQMKRNHLRIVESMQSTLDAEIRSRNEALRLKKKMEGDLNEMEIQLSHANRLAAEAQKNLRNTQGVLKDTQIHLDDALRTQEDLKEQVAMVERRANLLQAEVEELRASLEQTERSRKLAEQELLDATERVQLLHTQNTSLINTKKKLETDIAQIQGEMEDTIQEARNAEEKAKKAITDAAMMAEELKKEQDTSAHLERMKKNLDQTVKDLQLRLDEAEQLALKGGKKQIQKLEARVRELEGEVDAEQKRSAEAVKGVRKYERRVKELTYQSEEDRKNILRLQDLVDKLQMKVKSYKRQAEEAEELSNVNLSKFRKIQHELEEAEERADIAESQVNKLRVKSREVFHVKKIGEEE